The Cloeon dipterum chromosome 3, ieCloDipt1.1, whole genome shotgun sequence genome includes a region encoding these proteins:
- the LOC135939575 gene encoding uncharacterized protein LOC135939575: MSGARRYLSRPRTKMYDYNYTMGERLYRNVVDSLDKPRSARIAPEPVYERPQPPPSSRSARGRSADDYEDDSILKIRAARAKMEEEVRAFEEASNARRAALKNQSSRVDVSDRLMDSVGLVRRSAENGDYSYSSSASNRRAVTEYNDEQPLFQKKALYSKLQLEEEDEVPRSSRARARFLESSSPDQDTAAALERAKKSRARLAEIETEMDELNEKSKARSARIAAARDVLREAAECDTTVSATKSVRVSKRAIQVTERVG, from the exons ATGTCGGGCGCACGTCGTTACTTGAGCCGGCCGCGGACGAAGATGTACGACTACAACTACACGATGGGCGAGCGGCTGTACCGCAACGTGGTCGACTCGCTGGACAAGCCGCGTTCGGCGCGCATTGCGCCCGAGCCGGTCTACGAGCgtccgcagccgccgccgagcagCAGGTCGGCGCGAGGCCGCTCCGCCGACGACTACGAGGACGACTCGATCCTCAAGATCCGCGCCGCCAGGGCCAAGATGGAGGAGGAGGTGCGGGCGTTCGAGGAAGCGTCCAACGCCCGCCGCGCCGCCCTCAAGAACCAGAGCTCCAGGGTGGACGTGTCCGACCGGCTGATGGACTCGGTCGGCCTCGTGCGCCGCTCGGCCGAGAACGGCGACTACTCCTACTCGTCCTCCGCATCCAACAGACGCGCCGTCACCGAGTACAACGACGAGCAGCCGCTCTTCCAAAAGAAGGCCCTCTACTCTAAG TTGCAGCTGGAGGAGGAGGATGAGGTGCCGCGGTCGAGCCGGGCCAGGGCACGCTTCCTGGAGAGCTCGTCGCCCGACCAGgacacggcggcggcgctggAGCGGGCCAAGAAGTCGCGGGCACGGCTGGCCGAGATCGAGACCGAGATGGACGAGCTGAACGAGAAGTCCAAGGCGCGCAGCGCGCGCATCGCCGCCGCCAGGGACGTGCTGAGGGAGGCGGCCGAGTGCGACACCACCGTCTCCGCCACCAAGAGCGTCCGCGTCAGCAAACGGGCCATCCAGGTCACCGAGAGGGTCGGCTGA
- the LOC135941130 gene encoding uncharacterized protein LOC135941130 yields MHLILPEIEDSEQILDAHYQYRKLWRQEMGVECPLLHAVKCNQSKCAKPNCDERKKMLEQHAERMMVCKRNVGEVCCNDCAIIERATVDHATFCRLIDCPVPKCNKIKAQKLLMRKIRQNQRNVVARKRQKSNQDYSESSSDTDIEDYEDGYYVYESNHVGLQQGQQFPSEEDSEDEDEHGESMMHDRNNNESQEGKRALLITEIINAVYKTNFNEWRSMMDNNDNKARSRVMKKLLDAFNEAGVLNHFPQDTSDEEIYSDEYDGYE; encoded by the exons ATGCATTTGATCCTACCAGAAATAGAAGACTCAGAGCAG ATTCTGGATGCGCATTACCAATACAGGAAGTTATGGCGGCAAGAGATGGGCGTCGAGTGTCCGTTGCTGCACGCAGTGAAATGCAATCAAAGCAAATGCGCGAAGCCAAATTGCGATGAGAGGAAGAAAATGCTCGAGCAGCACGCGGAAAGGATGATGGTGTGCAAGCGCAACGTCGGGGAGGTTTGCTGCAACGATTGCGCCATTATAGAACGTGCCACTGTCGACCATGCAACATTTTGTAGACTTATCGATTGCCCTGTACCCAAGTGCAACAAGATTAAAGCACAGAAGCTGTTAATGCGCAAAATACGCCAAAATCAAAGAAACGTGGTTGCAAGGAAACGGCAAAAATCCAACCAAG ATTATTCGGAAAGTTCATCCGACACAGATATCGAGGATTATGAGGATGGTTACTACGTATACGAGTCTAATCATGTAGGCTTGCAGCAAGGACAACAATTTCC TTCTGAAGAAGACAGTGAAGATGAAGATGAACACGGTGAATCAATGATGCATGATAGAAATAACAACGAGTCTCAAGAAGGAAAGCGAGCTTTATTAATTactgaaattataaat GCCGTTTACAAGACAAACTTTAATGAGTGGCGCTCTATGATGGATAATAACGATA ATAAAGCGCGTTCTCGAGTGATGAAGAAACTTTTAGACGCTTTTAATGAAGCAGgagttttaaatcatttcccCCAAGACACATCTGACGAG GAGATTTACAGCGACGAATACGATGGTTATGAATGA
- the LOC135939811 gene encoding selenoprotein F, which translates to MIPRSLLASSLLFFTLICCANTEFSAEDCAALGFSKANLLCSSCETLADFGLQDLKDHCRQCCHKEENDINVKKYHSARLEVCTCKFGAYPQIQAFIKSEKPSKFKNLTIRYVRGLDPVIKLMDKEGNIQEVLAIERWDTDTVEEFLKTHLEPADDFPDDYLFTNQI; encoded by the exons ATGATTCCACGGTCGTTATTAGCGAGTTCCTTACTCTTTTTC ACGCTGATTTGCTGTGCGAACACGGAATTCAGTGCTGAGGATTGTGCTGCGCTTGGATTCAGCAAGGCAAACCTTCTGTGCTCCTCCTGTGAAACCCTGGCAGACTTTGGTCTGCAAGATCTGAa GGATCACTGTCGGCAATGCTGTCACAAAGAGGAAAATGACATAAATGTGAAGAAGTACCACAGTGCCCGCTTGGAGGTTTGCACTTGCAAATTTGGGGCCTACCCACAAATTCAGGCCTTCATCAAGAGCGAGAAGCCGTCCAAGTTTAAGAACCTGACCATTCGCTACGTCAGGGGCCTCGATCCTGTTATCAAGCTGATGGACAAGGAAGGAAATATTCAAGAG GTTTTGGCAATAGAACGGTGGGATACGGACACTGTCGAGGAGTTTTTGAAGACTCATTTGGAGCCTGCGGATGATTTCCCGGACGATTACCTCTTCaccaaccaaatttaa
- the LOC135939810 gene encoding E3 ubiquitin-protein ligase RFWD3-like: MPRRPRVVYSDSDHSSSESDLDQLAPASSVGSDSSDSEGSVSIAATDGSNPHLSCEASNDSNSQSDASQTMSERSSSVYQTDVTISSSASEEESEALTDDDSQYSEDSEYSAPAEMSDADDPQYIGEDGTIRLSDDTDDSEDNDYHDDSIVIIEDRVVPAVAAAEVQIVQEAAAAPVQVAEPARDPEPGPSGQQTDENSSKTANGAKKRPASEMASDGDDDDEQMCMICYDNWEGTGPHRIVSLKCGHLFGQSCVEKWLKMHKKCPKCNTPNKVSDVRKIFAPVIKVKETDAENRLKAELDKALKEKRLMELQLLRKEQEMRSLQEAQARLEANATSSASAQSSTARGSTAAAQSSTARCSTLIRKSSNSHLDRRFHFKLTKDTKLPFGGGRVMAFCPWDNKLAVSCASPMDGYFGLKMLNCERSFMVQNIDSFHAQTIRDLAYCPNRDSNLLLTASLDKTAKMVDHRASCVVQTYRVPSPVWSCCWDTTGVSGGRVDKISLGMANGEVYRYDMRMASNAEPMLVLGKRTPGCAGQDITGVHSLVAIPAGASDSLPRGALLASHIKSCHIFSGDEDAFGAKLNIDGTFSCMRAEPVTGHILISNKQANHQVMRVRKGAGLAPDSVLEPVMPIEEFSQPQQNLARSAVSTYVDDRVTKLLVAGHDEISHTVKIWSVTEGGTCMGTLPLASNAMDICCLTFNHSTYFAFLTANKLSVYDMFIK, translated from the exons ATGCCGAGGCGGCCGAGAGTCGTTTACTCTGATTCCGACCACAGCTCGTCAGAATCAGACTTGGACCAGCTTGCCCCTGCATCTTCTGTTGGTTCTGATTCTTCTGATTCTGAAGGCAGCGTCTCGATAGCAGCCACCGACGGCTCAAACCCTCACCTCTCCTGTGAAGCGTCCAACGACTCCAATTCACAATCGGACGCCTCGCAGACTATGTCAGAGAGATCCTCATCt GTCTATCAAACGGATGTTACAATAAGTTCGAGTGCCAGTGAGGAAGAAAGCGAAGCTCTAACAGACGACGACTCTCAGTATTCAGAGGACAGCGAATACTCCGCGCCAGCCGAAATGTCAGACGCCGACGACCCTCAATACATC GGCGAAGATGGTACAATCCGTCTGTCGGACGACACAGACGACTCTGAGGACAATGACTACCACGACGACAGCATCGTCATCATCGAGGACCGGGTGGTGcctgccgtcgccgccgctgaGGTGCAAATAGTACAGGAGGCGGCTGCTGCCCCAGTTCAGGTCGCCGAGCCTGCCAGAGATCCCGAACCGGGACCGTCCGGCCAACAAACAGACGAAAACTCCTCCAAGACTGCAAATGGTGCCAAGAAAAGACCAG CGTCCGAGATGGCTAGTGAcggtgatgatgatgatgaacaAATGTGTATGATCTGCTATGACAACTGGGAGGGCACCGGCCCGCATAGAATTGTGTCACTCAAGTGCGGCCACCTGTTCGGCCAGTCCTGTGTCgaaaaatggttgaaaatGCACAAGAAGTGTCCAAAATGCAACACACCTAATAAAGTTAGCGATGTGCGCAAGATCTTCGCGCCCGTCATTAAGGTCAAGGAGACAGACGCTGAGAATCGCCTCAAGGCAGAACTGGACAAGGCCCTTAAA GAGAAACGGTTAATGGAACTCCAACTGCTGCGAAAGGAACAAGAAATGAGAAGCCTGCAGGAGGCGCAGGCACGTTTGGAAGCGAATGCAACAAGTAGTGCCTCCGCTCAGAGCTCCACAGCCAGGGGCTCCACTGCAGCTGCACAAAGCTCCACTGCGCGCTGCTCCACCCTCATCAGAAAGAGTA GCAACTCACACTTGGACCGCAGATTCCATTTCAAATTGACGAAAGACACGAAACTGCCGTTCGGAGGCGGCCGAGTTATGGCTTTCTGTCCCTGGGACAACAAACTCGCAGTGTCATGCGCCTCGCCAATGGATGG GTATTTCGGCCTGAAAATGCTGAACTGCGAGCGCAGCTTCATGGTGCAGAACATTGACTCGTTCCACGCGCAGACGATCCGTGACCTTGCCTACTGTCCCAACAGAGACAGCAACCTCCTGCTCACTGCCTCTTTAGACAAAACTGCCAAAATGGTCGACCACCGCGCCAGCTGCGTCGTCCAAACCTACAGG GTGCCGAGCCCCGTGTGGAGTTGTTGCTGGGACACGACCGGCGTGAGCGGCGGCCGCGTTGACAAGATCAGCTTGGGAATGGCCAATGGCGAGGTCTACAGGTACGACATGCGAATGGCGTCGAACGCGGAGCCAATGCTGGTGCTGGGCAAGCGGACGCCTGGCTGCGCCGGCCAGGACATAACGGGTGTGCACTCGCTGGTCGCCATTCCAGCCGGTGCGAGCGACTCGCTGCCCCGCGGCGCCCTGCTCGCCAGCCACATAAAGTCCTGCCACATCTTCAGTGGCGATGAGGATGCCTTTGGCGCCAAGCTCAACATCGATGGCACCTTCAGCTGCATGAG AGCGGAGCCTGTGACCGGACACATTCTGATCTCAAACAAGCAGGCGAACCACCAGGTGATGCGGGTGCGCAAAGGGGCTGGCCTGGCGCCGGACAGCGTGCTGGAGCCCGTGATGCCGATCGAAGAGTTCAGCCAGCCGCAGCAGAACCTGGCGCGCTCGGCCGTGTCCACCTACGTTGACGATCGCGTGACCAAGCTGTTGGTGGCCGGCCACGACGAGATCAGTCACACGGTCAAAATTTGGTCCGTGACCGAAGGAGGCACGTGCATGGGCACCCTGCCGCTGGCCTCCAATGCCATGGACATCTGCTGCCTCACCTTCAATCACAGCACCTACTTTGCCTTCCTCACCGCCAACAAGCTATCTGTTTATGATATGTTTATTAAGTAG
- the Ir40a gene encoding ionotropic receptor 40a, which translates to MGRRAVCKLLTCLPIFMNYRLATNVLKDAQNTLSLAINAHQVTDANEMEQHFNITRDALTKYGEITSVIIVSLETVQLFLKQLEKSELESQQLLHIFLWHDWPRKSKLFQAQNEAVRIAIYSSYSNSKVFKLFSTHSYAKNPTKLYLINAWSEEEGFSNFPVFLNRKEVFKNMKGRVLRVPVLHKPPWYFVKKEGNVSLEVIGGRDFQLLKEIAARMNFKYQYLDPAEKSQGIPTGSGKAGKGVLSLLQKRRVDLFVGDATITYERTLDLDFSFFTTADSVSFITHAPRPLSEAWALVRPFHWQVWLAVWISIAVTGPALYLISKNTSLGNCIWATTAILLKQSIREVGRSNKTRFVTILISITATYVIGDLYCANLTSLLAKPGRERPLQTLSELANAVEDERVLCLVEERSSGGEFLKNGTREAQRLWRLMKQQSQWMVPSVERGVALVRAGRGRALIAGRETLLFEMQRFGQRNFHLGDSLSTQYSAIALQRGCPFLENINMILMSLFEAGILDRMTAIEYSRLGTSQNEGKERVDSVEQNELEVMQAKPMSLKMLQGAFFVLFSGYLLGGIFILFFLHQNVGKNIL; encoded by the exons ATGGGGCGAAGAGCTGTTTGTAAGCTGCTGACCTGCCTTCCCATTTTCATGA actaCAGACTAGCGACAAACGTACTGAAAGACGCGCAAAACACCCTTTCTCTAGCTATAAATGCACACCAAGTGACGGACGCAAACGAAATGGAACAG cattttaatatcacCAGAGATGCATTGACAAAGTACGGAGAAATCACGTCTGTCATTATCGTGAGTTTGGAGACAGTCCAGCTATTTTTGAAGCag cTGGAGAAATCAGAGCTGGAGAGTCAACAGCTGCTGCACATTTTCCTCTGGCACGACTGGCCTCGTAAATCCAAGCTTTTTCAGGCCCAAAACGAAGCGGTCCGAATTGCAATTTACTCCTCCTACTCAAACTCCAAAGT gtttaaattgttttcgaCTCATTCGTACGCCAAGAATccaacaaaattgtatttaattaacgCGTGGAGCGAGGAGGAAGGCTTCTCGAATTTTCCGGTTTTCCTCAATAGGAAggaggtttttaaaaatatgaaagggAGAGTGCTTCGTGTTCCTGTGCTGCAT AAGCCTCCTTGGTACTTTGTCAAGAAAGAAGGAAATGTATCTTTAGAGGTGATTGGCGGCCGCGACTTTCAACTGCTCAAAGAAATCGCCGCCAGAATGAATTTCAA GTACCAGTATTTGGACCCGGCAGAAAAGTCGCAAGGAATCCCAACCGGCAGTGGCAAGGCGGGAAAAGGGGTGCTTAGCCTGCTACAAAAGAGG CGAGTGGACTTGTTCGTCGGGGACGCGACAATCACGTACGAGAGGACTTTAGATTTGGATTTTTCCTTCTTCACGACGGCCGACAGTGTTTCCTTCATCACCCACGCGCCACGACCCCTCAGCGAGGCTTGGGCTTTGGTGCGGCCCTTTCACTGGCAG gtttGGTTGGCTGTATGGATTTCAATTGCCGTGACCGGACCAGCTTTGTATTTGATTTCGAAAAACACGAGTCTCGGAAACTGCATTTGGGCCACCACTGCAATTCTCCTGaagcaaa gCATTCGAGAGGTTGGAAGGTCAAATAAAACCAGGTTTGTTACCATCCTGATCTCCATCACTGCCACCTACGTAATTGGAGACCTCTACTGCGCCAATTTGACGTCGCTTTTGGCAAAGCCTGGCagag AGCGGCCGCTGCAGACGCTGTCGGAGTTGGCGAATGCGGTGGAGGACGAGCGCGTGTTGTGCCTGGTCGAAGAGCGCAGCTCCGGCGGCGAGTTTCTCAAGAACGGAACGCGCGAGGCGCAGCGATTGTGGCGGCTGATGAAGCAGCAGAGCCAGTGGATGGTGCCCAGCGTCGAGAGAGGGGTGGCTCTCGTCAGGGCCGGCAGGGGACGCGCCCTCATCGCCGGCAGGGAGACCCTTCTCTTCGAGATGCAACGATTTG GTCagagaaatttccatttggGTGACTCTTTGAGCACCCAGTACTCCGCGATTGCGCTTCAACGGGGCTGtccatttttagaaaatattaacatgat tcTAATGTCGTTGTTTGAGGCGGGAATCCTGGACCGGATGACGGCCATCGAGTACTCGAGACTGGGGACGAGCCAAAACGAAGGCAAGGAGAGAGTTGATTCGGTCGAGCAGAACGAACTCGAGGTGATGCAAGCGAAACCAATGTCTTTGAAAATGCTGCAAGGAGCCTTTTTTGTCCTCTTCTCTGGCTACCTACTAggaggtatttttattttattttttcttcatcaaaatgttggaaaaaatatactgtaa